The Coccidioides posadasii str. Silveira chromosome 3, complete sequence genome contains a region encoding:
- a CDS encoding uncharacterized protein (EggNog:ENOG410PFYS~COG:K~BUSCO:1676at33183): MTQFTGCALRDLDAFFKRHKLSGQKEDQKVIPRVGKHGSLPYLDHRWWTWTPSIDFQTTSQKSRARFLCCLGGGGCVDSPHFDAPRTAEHVTVARGLRPNPSPLSQLLRSTAGEAGEKDSANRDKKMDETRTASGKVKKKRTTANRKNLTCEYCSRPFARLEHLQRHLRTHTKEKPFSCEICSKSFARSDLLVRHERLVHPAEAAAARGQSRPAATAIEIPTTPASAPLSTGPSAPPPAPSHDHRLLDLSDRLNIQPPAVSRSDISEATPQIIDQSQYNPSWGYDLNLLSHAASHVALEGQQEQMVQVRKSASNAHDRPMTDNYGVEPSILDLADLGDPVQDFTTFLESVGLASDWDSGMFTAVEAEPLLQPPVIPLQPASPPRFNRDVGVEHRHNTEEATSFSNFGSRLPSLQPEPQEPEERGGLPEELSTRAPWDVSTQDRQLLVSRLEDFSHVLPKGFTPPSRHALSRYFAGYVNGLNEHLPFMHIPTLSISRSPPELSLALAAAGSHYRFENTRGIELFHAAKAILLERIRRRDVRKLPPQWFVTPTSNSAVHTSRGSSSISNPSTSPFQPPFIPMTDNVVHPGEDSEAQMEIIRTFLLLTVFASWERHPELLREILALQSTLARLVRDHGLTDLGPLPETAPWEDWARQEADRRTKLIVYCFFNLHSIMYNIPPLILNSELKLIMPSPADEWKAATASHWRRLHRSRAGTEISFQEAFARLFIKSPQSNGYNPISPLGNYVLIHAIIQQIFFARQLCLSAPLMPGTSIRPEDLGVLEASLSAWKAGWRRTPESSIDPQNPAGPIAFTSTALLGLAYIRLHVNLGPCRRLVTQDPLQIAQALKNSPPVGRHPRLIMALLHSAHALSIPVRLGINFVAKTHSFFWSIQHSICSLECAFLLSRWLLSIPATQSEQPLSDHERKLVLWVKSMMDETDMSVEMEATSELDFLNDPVKVKQLSLTVVRVWSRTFKGNTSWPIVDLIGSSLEIYADLLEMGPLS, encoded by the exons ATGACACAATTCACCGGGTGCGCGCTACGGGATTTGGATGCCTTTTTTAAGAGACATAAGCTCTCAGGGCAAAAAGA GGATCAAAAGGTCATTCCAAGGGTCGGGAAACATGGTAGCCTTCCGTACCTGGATCACCGATGGTGGACATGGACACCTTCGATTGATTTCCAGACCACCAGCCAAAAGAGCAGAGCGCGGTTCCTGTGCTGTCTGGGAGGCGGCGGCTGCGTTGATTCCCCGCACTTCGACGCCCCAAGGACGGCCGAGCACGTGACAGTGGCGCGTGGACTCCGCCCCAACCCCTCACCTTTATCGCAGCTTCTCCGCTCAACTGCAGGGGAAGCTGGGGAGAAGGATTCAGCAAATCGAGATAAGAAAATGGACGAGACTCGCACCGCTTCGGGGAAAGTTAAGAAGAAACGTACAACGGCCAATCGCAAAAATCTGACTTGCGAATACTGCAGCAGGCCGTTTGCGCGCCTGGAACATCTCCAACGACATCTCCGCACAC ATACAAAGGAAAAGCCCTTTTCCTGTGAAATATGCTCCAAGAGCTTTGCTAGAAG TGACCTCCTGGTGCGCCACGAACGCTTGGTTCATCCGGCCGAAGCTGCAGCTGCCAGGGGCCAGAGCCGGCCCGCCGCAACCGCAATTGAGATCCCTACGACGCCTGCTTCCGCCCCTCTATCTACGGGACCGTCCGCTCCGCCCCCGGCCCCTTCCCATGACCACCGCCTTCTAGACCTGTCGGATCGTTTGAACATCCAACCTCCCGCCGTGTCTCGATCGGATATATCAGAAGCCACTCCGCAGATAATAGATCAATCTCAATATAATCCGTCGTGGGGATACGATCTGAATTTACTCTCTCATGCTGCTAGCCATGTCGCACTTGAGGGTCAGCAAGAGCAAATGGTCCAGGTTCGAAAATCAGCATCGAATGCGCATGATAGGCCAATGACAGATAATTATGGCGTTGAACCTTCCATTCTTGACTTGGCAGACTTAGGCGACCCTGTTCAGGACTTCACAACGTTCCTGGAAAGCGTCGGTTTGGCCTCAGACTGGGATTCTGGAATGTTCACAGCAGTTGAAGCGGAGCCACTTCTGCAACCCCCGGTGATACCCTTACAGCCTGCTAGTCCACCGAGATTTAATAGGGACGTTGGGGTAGAGCACCGTCACAACACTGAGGAGGCGACATCATTTTCAAATTTTGGATCGCGACTACCTTCTTTGCAACCTGAACCACAGGAGCCAGAAGAACGAGGAGGCCTTCCTGAAGAGCTATCCACGAGGGCACCCTGGGATGTGTCAACGCAAGACCGCCAGCTTCTGGTGTCCCGATTAGAGGACTTCTCTCATGTCCTCCCAAAAGGCTTTACACCCCCTTCAAGGCATGCCTTGTCTCGATATTTTGCCGGTTATGTTAATGGACTCAACGAGCATCTTCCATTTATGCATATCCCCACACTTTCGATTTCACGTTCTCCTCCAGAACTCAGCCTTGCTCTGGCAGCAGCAGGCTCACATTATCGCTTTGAAAATACCCGCGGTATCGAGCTCTTCCATGCTGCAAAAGCAATCCTCCTGGAGCGAATCAGACGTCGCGATGTTAGAAAACTCCCACCTCAATGGTTTGTCACTCCGACGTCGAATTCTGCCGTGCACACGTCCCGCGGATCTTCTTCCATATCTAACCCAAGCACCAGTCCTTTTCAGCCACCATTCATCCCAATGACAGATAATGTGGTACATCCCGGCGAGGATTCCGAGGCGCAGATGGAAATCATACGCACGTTTCTGCTTCTTACCGTCTTTGCTTCGTGGGAGCGCCACCCGGAATTGTTAAGAGAGATTCTAGCTTTGCAAAGCACGCTTGCTCGACTTGTTCGCGACCATGGACTTACCGACCTTGGTCCTCTTCCTGAAACGGCGCCTTGGGAAGACTGGGCTCGTCAAGAAGCGGATCGTCGAACCAAACTAATTGTCTATTGCTTCTTCAACCTTCACTCTATAATGTATAATATTCCGCCGTTAATCTTGAACTCCGAATTGAAGCTCATCATGCCATCGCCGGCTGATGAATGGAAAGCAGCCACGGCTTCTCACTGGCGCCGGCTGCACCGCTCTCGGGCTGGCACCGAAATATCATTCCAGGAGGCATTTGCAAGGCTCTTTATCAAGTCGCCTCAATCGAATGGTTATAACCCAATTTCACCACTAGGGAATTATGTCTTGATCCATGCCATTATCCAACAGATATTTTTCGCAAGACAATTATGCTTGTCGGCGCCTCTGATGCCGGGAACGAGCATCAGACCAGAAGATCTTGGCGTTTTAGAAGCTTCGCTAAGTGCGTGGAAAGCCGGGTGGAGACGAACTCCTGAGTCAAGCATCGATCCTCAAAATCCTGCTGGCCCGATTGCATTCACCTCCACCGCCCTTCTTGGATTAGCATATATTAGGCTTCACGTGAATCTCGGGCCTTGCCGCCGTCTTGTAACCCAAGATCCGTTGCAAATAGCCCAGGCACTGAAAAACTCCCCGCCGGTTGGCCGCCATCCTCGGCTCATAATGGCGCTGCTACATTCCGCTCACGCGCTCTCAATCCCGGTTCGCTTGGGCATAAACTTCGTCGCTAAAACACATTCGTTCTTTTGGAGTATCCAGCATTCTATATGTAGCCTTGAATGTGCTTTTTTGCTAAGTCGATGGCTTCTTTCTATTCCCGCAACGCAGTCGGAGCAGCCGCTTTCGGACCACGAGAGGAAACTAGTGCTTTGGGTCAAAAGTATGATGGACGAGACGGACATGTCTGTCGAAATGGAGGCCACGTCTGAGTTGGACTTTTTAAATGATCCGGTAAAGGTCAAGCAATTGAGTCTCACCGTCGTACGCGTCTGGTCTAGAACTTTCAAGGGGAATACAAGCTGGCCGATTGTTGACTTGATTGGCTCGAGTTTGGAGATTTATGCTGATTTGTTGGAAATGGGGCCGCTTTCCTGA